In Amaranthus tricolor cultivar Red isolate AtriRed21 chromosome 5, ASM2621246v1, whole genome shotgun sequence, a genomic segment contains:
- the LOC130813607 gene encoding cytochrome P450 736A117-like: MSSIQQLLDNLINSFDHLNLIPICLSSLLLIFIQYKWHLKNPSRNKNLPPSPPKLPILGHLLKLGTHPPHSLRSLSQKYGDLMMIYLGKNPALVISSSKMAKEIMKTNDAVVSNRIQSTITNKLLYNCRNVATSPYGEYWRQMKTIYVLQLLCNKRVLSFKGIREEETLLLMEKVLKELEELPGVFDVGDFIPWLGNYVKGLSKEALISVWNAETDKSYSVLEWTMAKLLKHPNVMKEVQREIRGFDKDKDHITENDLEEMKTRVMINAWAITIHRDPEIWEEPKEFRPERFMNSSIDFKGHGFELVPFGGGRRICPGISFASIIIELVLANLMYKFNWTLSDGVQCDTLDMSETVGLTILAASGYCFKCGSICRDGIE; this comes from the exons ATGTCTAGTATTCAACAACTCTTAGACAATTTAATCAACTCATTTGATCACTTGAATCTTATACCAATTTGTTTATCTTCCCTTCTCTTAATCTTCATCCAATACAAATGGCACTTAAAAAATCCTTCCAGAAACAAAAACTTACCACCATCCCCACCAAAACTTCCAATCCTAGGACACCTCCTTAAGCTAGGTACTCATCCTCCCCACTCGCTAAGATCATTATCTCAAAAATATGGTGACTTAATGATGATCTACTTAGGCAAAAACCCTGCACTTGTCATTTCATCTTCTAAAATGGCAAAAGAGATCATGAAAACAAATGATGCTGTAGTTTCCAATAGGATTCAATCAACCATAACTAATAAGCTTCTTTacaattgtaggaatgttgcaaCATCACCTTATGGTGAGTATTGGAGACAAATGAAGACTATTTATGTCCTTCAACTTTTATGTAATAAAAGAGTCCTTTCTTTTAAGGGTATAAGAGAGGAAGAAACACTACTTTTGATGGAAAAG GTTTTGAAGGAGTTAGAAGAGTTGCCTGGGGTTTTTGATGTTGGGGATTTTATACCTTGGTTGG GGAATTATGTCAAAGGTCTTAGCAAAGAAGCTCTAATTAGTGTCTGGAATG cggaaacagataaatCATACAGTGTATTAGAATGGACAATGGCAAAGCTTTTGAAACATCCAAATGTAATGAAAGAAGTACAAAGAGAGATAAGAGGATTCGACAAAGACAAAGATCATATAACCGAAAATGATTTGGAAGAAATGAA GACTCGTGTTATGATCAATGCATGGGCAATTACAATTCATAGAGATCCCGAAATATGGGAAGAACCTAAGGAATTTCGGCCTGAAAGGTTCATGAATTCTTCAATAGATTTCAAAGGGCATGGATTCGAGTTAGTTCCCTTTGGAGGTGGAAGAAGAATTTGCCCTGGAATATCCTTTGCATCAATTATAATTGAGCTTGTTTTAGCAAACCTTATGTACAAGTTTAATTGGACGTTGTCTGATGGAGTTCAATGTGATACGTTGGATATGTCTGAAACCGTTGGTTTAACG ATACTAGCAGCATCAG GTTATTGTTTCAAGTGTGGATCGATTTGTAGAGATGGTATAGAATGA
- the LOC130813009 gene encoding manganese-dependent ADP-ribose/CDP-alcohol diphosphatase produces MGLITGQGKQPLFSFGVISDVQYADIPDGRSFLGVPRYYRHSILVLQRAVHKWNNLQHLSFAVNFGDIVDGFCPKDKSLDAVKMVASEFEKFNGPVHHMIGNHCLYNLSREKLLPLLNIPGQNGSAYYDFAPTPGYRLVVLDGYDISAIGWPQDHSKTTEALTILKEKNPNPDKNSPAGLEGPARRFLKFNGAIGKEQMEWLNHTLQNATDLNQKVIICSHLPLDSNAATYASLLWNYDEVMGVIHKYKCVKICIAGHNHKGGYSIDSHGVHHRVLEASLECPPNSDAFGYLDVYEDRVLLVGTDRMASTDMVFDSSPSCIR; encoded by the coding sequence ATGGGGTTAATCACTGGTCAGGGGAAACAACCCCTATTTTCATTTGGGGTCATATCAGATGTTCAGTATGCTGATATTCCTGATGGTCGTTCCTTCCTCGGTGTGCCTCGATACTACAGACATAGCATACTTGTGCTACAAAGGGCGGTCCATAAATGGAATAACCTTCAACATCTCAGTTTTGCCGTTAATTTTGGCGACATTGTTGATGGATTCTGCCCAAAAGACAAGTCTCTAGACGCTGTCAAAATGGTTGCATCTGAATTCGAAAAATTCAATGGCCCTGTACACCACATGATAGGTAACCACTGCCTCTATAATCTTTCTCGTGAGAAACTACTACCGTTATTGAACATTCCCGGTCAAAATGGCTCTGCTTATTATGATTTTGCACCTACACCTGGTTACCGATTAGTTGTTCTTGACGGGTATGATATCAGTGCTATCGGCTGGCCTCAAGATCATTCAAAAACAACTGAAGCTTTAACGATTCTCAAGGAAAAAAACCCAAACCCCGATAAGAATAGTCCAGCAGGACTAGAAGGTCCCGCAAGAAGGTTTCTGAAGTTCAATGGAGCGATTGGGAAAGAACAGATGGAATGGCTCAATCATACCCTTCAGAACGCAACTGATTTGAACCAGAAAGTGATTATCTGCAGTCACCTTCCTCTAGACTCGAACGCAGCGACATATGCGTCACTTCTTTGGAATTACGATGAAGTGATGGGTGTTATACACAAATACAAGTGTGTGAAAATATGCATTGCTGGGCACAATCACAAAGGAGGTTACTCGATCGACTCCCATGGGGTTCACCACCGTGTTCTCGAAGCTTCCCTAGAATGTCCTCCAAATTCGGACGCATTTGGATATTTAGA
- the LOC130813007 gene encoding serine/threonine-protein kinase AFC2 isoform X3: MCYNSSVNMIKEATVMHNLHLIHTDLKPENVLLVSPDYIKIPDYKGSSRSPRDSSYYKRVPKSSAIKVIDFGSTTYERADQNYIVSTRHYRAPEVILGLGWSYPCDVWSVGCILVELFSGEALFQTHENLEHLAMMERVLGPMPQHMLKRVDRHAEKYVRRGRLDWPEGATSRESIRAVTKLLRLQNLVMQHVDHSGGDLIHLLQGLLKYDPSERLTAREALQHPFFAPTRLRS; the protein is encoded by the exons ATGTGTTACAACAGCTCGGTAAACATGATAAAGGAGGCAACCG TTATGCACAATCTTCATCTTATACACACTGATTTGAAGCCTGAGAATGTGCTATTAGTTTCACCAGACTATATTAAGATCCCTGATTACAAG GGGTCTTCTCGATCACCCAGGGATAGCTCCTACTACAAGAGAGTGCCCAAGTCAAGTGCCATTAAAGTGATTGATTTTGGTAGCACTACATATGAGCGTGCAGATCAGAACTATATAGTCTCGACACGACATTATCGTGCTCCTGAAGTCATTCTGG GCCTTGGTTGGAGCTACCCATGTGATGTCTGGAGTGTTGGGTGTATTCTGGTGGAACTGTTTTCG GGAGAAGCCTTGTTTCAAACGCATGAAAATTTGGAACACCTTGCGATGATGGAGAGGGTTCTTGGGCCTATGCCACAGCATATGCTGAAGAGAGTAGA TCGACATGCAGAGAAGTATGTTAGAAGAGGTAGATTAGACTGGCCAGAAGGTGCAACTTCTAGGGAGAGTATTAGAGCAGTTACAAAGCTCCTCCGCCTTCAG AACCTGGTAATGCAGCATGTGGATCATTCAGGGGGCGATCTTATACATCTTTTGCAAGGCCTTCTTAAGTATGATCCATCAGAGCGGCTCACTGCACGTGAAGCTCTCCAACATCCATTCTTTGCTCCTACTCGTCTCAGGAGTTGA
- the LOC130813007 gene encoding serine/threonine-protein kinase AFC2 isoform X2 codes for MGEGTFGRVLECWDRERKEMVAIKIVRGIKKYHEAAMIEIDVLQQLGKHDKGGNRCVQIRNWFDYRNHVCIVFEKLGPSLYDFLRKNNYRSFPIDLVREIGRQLLECVAFMHNLHLIHTDLKPENVLLVSPDYIKIPDYKGSSRSPRDSSYYKRVPKSSAIKVIDFGSTTYERADQNYIVSTRHYRAPEVILGLGWSYPCDVWSVGCILVELFSGEALFQTHENLEHLAMMERVLGPMPQHMLKRVDRHAEKYVRRGRLDWPEGATSRESIRAVTKLLRLQNLVMQHVDHSGGDLIHLLQGLLKYDPSERLTAREALQHPFFAPTRLRS; via the exons ATGGGTGAAG GTACTTTTGGCCGGGTGTTGGAATGTTGGGATCGTGAGCGTAAAGAAATGGTGGCCATTAAAATTGTGCgtggaataaagaaatatcATGAGGCAGCAATGATTGAAATCGATGTGTTACAACAGCTCGGTAAACATGATAAAGGAGGCAACCG TTGTGTGCAAATACGGAACTGGTTTGACTATCGTAACCATGTTTGTATT GTTTTTGAGAAGCTTGGACCAAGCTTATATGATTTCCTTCGCAAAAACAATTACCGCTCATTTCCTATTGATCTTGTCCGTGAGATTGGAAGACAACTGTTGGAATGTGTAGCAT TTATGCACAATCTTCATCTTATACACACTGATTTGAAGCCTGAGAATGTGCTATTAGTTTCACCAGACTATATTAAGATCCCTGATTACAAG GGGTCTTCTCGATCACCCAGGGATAGCTCCTACTACAAGAGAGTGCCCAAGTCAAGTGCCATTAAAGTGATTGATTTTGGTAGCACTACATATGAGCGTGCAGATCAGAACTATATAGTCTCGACACGACATTATCGTGCTCCTGAAGTCATTCTGG GCCTTGGTTGGAGCTACCCATGTGATGTCTGGAGTGTTGGGTGTATTCTGGTGGAACTGTTTTCG GGAGAAGCCTTGTTTCAAACGCATGAAAATTTGGAACACCTTGCGATGATGGAGAGGGTTCTTGGGCCTATGCCACAGCATATGCTGAAGAGAGTAGA TCGACATGCAGAGAAGTATGTTAGAAGAGGTAGATTAGACTGGCCAGAAGGTGCAACTTCTAGGGAGAGTATTAGAGCAGTTACAAAGCTCCTCCGCCTTCAG AACCTGGTAATGCAGCATGTGGATCATTCAGGGGGCGATCTTATACATCTTTTGCAAGGCCTTCTTAAGTATGATCCATCAGAGCGGCTCACTGCACGTGAAGCTCTCCAACATCCATTCTTTGCTCCTACTCGTCTCAGGAGTTGA
- the LOC130813007 gene encoding serine/threonine-protein kinase AFC2 isoform X1, whose translation MEMERVTEFPLTHLDRRPRKRPRLGWDVAPQTPKVQIGIFCGHDTGNVGSIEPSAAPSKHVTSSSLYHKEVVRNGSPPWREDDKDGHYMFELGENITSRYKIHSKMGEGTFGRVLECWDRERKEMVAIKIVRGIKKYHEAAMIEIDVLQQLGKHDKGGNRCVQIRNWFDYRNHVCIVFEKLGPSLYDFLRKNNYRSFPIDLVREIGRQLLECVAFMHNLHLIHTDLKPENVLLVSPDYIKIPDYKGSSRSPRDSSYYKRVPKSSAIKVIDFGSTTYERADQNYIVSTRHYRAPEVILGLGWSYPCDVWSVGCILVELFSGEALFQTHENLEHLAMMERVLGPMPQHMLKRVDRHAEKYVRRGRLDWPEGATSRESIRAVTKLLRLQNLVMQHVDHSGGDLIHLLQGLLKYDPSERLTAREALQHPFFAPTRLRS comes from the exons ATGGAGATGGAGCGAGTCACTGAGTTTCCTTTGACTCACTTGGATCGTCGACCGCGGAAACGACCTCGTTTGGGTTGGGATGTTGCTCCTCAAACCCCTAAG GTTCAAATAGGTATATTTTGTGGACATGACACTGGAAATGTCGGAAGCATTGAACCTTCAGCTGCACCTTCAAAACATGTTACTTCTAGTTCTCTGTATCACAAGGAAGTCGTGCGAAATGGTTCTCCCCCATGGAGGGAAGATGACAAAGACGGGCATTATATGTTTGAGCTTGGAGAAAATATTACTTCTCGCT ACAAGATTCACAGCAAAATGGGTGAAG GTACTTTTGGCCGGGTGTTGGAATGTTGGGATCGTGAGCGTAAAGAAATGGTGGCCATTAAAATTGTGCgtggaataaagaaatatcATGAGGCAGCAATGATTGAAATCGATGTGTTACAACAGCTCGGTAAACATGATAAAGGAGGCAACCG TTGTGTGCAAATACGGAACTGGTTTGACTATCGTAACCATGTTTGTATT GTTTTTGAGAAGCTTGGACCAAGCTTATATGATTTCCTTCGCAAAAACAATTACCGCTCATTTCCTATTGATCTTGTCCGTGAGATTGGAAGACAACTGTTGGAATGTGTAGCAT TTATGCACAATCTTCATCTTATACACACTGATTTGAAGCCTGAGAATGTGCTATTAGTTTCACCAGACTATATTAAGATCCCTGATTACAAG GGGTCTTCTCGATCACCCAGGGATAGCTCCTACTACAAGAGAGTGCCCAAGTCAAGTGCCATTAAAGTGATTGATTTTGGTAGCACTACATATGAGCGTGCAGATCAGAACTATATAGTCTCGACACGACATTATCGTGCTCCTGAAGTCATTCTGG GCCTTGGTTGGAGCTACCCATGTGATGTCTGGAGTGTTGGGTGTATTCTGGTGGAACTGTTTTCG GGAGAAGCCTTGTTTCAAACGCATGAAAATTTGGAACACCTTGCGATGATGGAGAGGGTTCTTGGGCCTATGCCACAGCATATGCTGAAGAGAGTAGA TCGACATGCAGAGAAGTATGTTAGAAGAGGTAGATTAGACTGGCCAGAAGGTGCAACTTCTAGGGAGAGTATTAGAGCAGTTACAAAGCTCCTCCGCCTTCAG AACCTGGTAATGCAGCATGTGGATCATTCAGGGGGCGATCTTATACATCTTTTGCAAGGCCTTCTTAAGTATGATCCATCAGAGCGGCTCACTGCACGTGAAGCTCTCCAACATCCATTCTTTGCTCCTACTCGTCTCAGGAGTTGA
- the LOC130813005 gene encoding cytochrome P450 736A117-like — protein MSPILQFSKIYFLHPLTLPSIFLLIFLYKWVYKNPSRTRKLPPSPTKLPILGNLHLLGRFPHRSLHSLSMRYGEVMLIYLGSTPSFVIASAQAACEIMKTHDTIFSNRPVSSITKRIIYCGKDLVFSPYGGYWRQIRSICVLQVLSNKKVQSFRNLREEEVSLVVEMIRKSEQKAVNMSEIFMMYSTNVLCRTAYGKTYAGEVGTNFKQLLKEFVEVMAEIKIGDFIPWLGWVDKLTGLEKRVEKVAKEFDQFLQHVVQEHLDRKTEKEENDKDFVDILLDAQRENPAALSMDSIKAIVLDMFAAGSDTTYTLLEWTMTELMRHPHVMKELQDEVRGISSKNLMVSEDDLEKMKYMKAVIKEVLRLHPPLPLLLFREPSQDAKINGYDIAAKTTVIINAWAIQRDPTYWEQPEEFRPERFLNSTVDFKGLDFHLIPFGAGRRGCPGISFALFNAELALANLVHLFDWKLPNGTEDETSEVPENPGITINRRDPLMVIAIPHCF, from the exons ATGTCTCCGATTCTTCAGTTCTCAAAGATTTATTTTCTCCATCCCCTAACACTCCCATCcatattcttattaattttcctcTACAAATGGGTATACAAAAATCCATCCAGAACCAGAAAACTGCCACCTTCACCAACCAAGTTACCCATATTAGGCAACCTTCACCTGCTTGGTAGATTCCCTCACCGTTCACTGCACTCATTATCAATGCGATATGGAGAAGTGATGTTGATTTACCTTGGTAGTACTCCCTCCTTTGTGATCGCGTCTGCTCAAGCAGCTTGCGAGATTATGAAAACACATGATACTATCTTCTCTAATAGACCTGTATCAAGCATCACAAAAAGGATTATATATTGTGGCAAAGACTTGGTCTTTTCTCCTTATGGTGGATACTGGAGACAGATAAGGAGTATATGTGTCTTACAGGTTTTAAGTAACAAAAAGGTTCAATCTTTTAGGAATTTGAGAGAAGAAGAGGTGAGTTTGGTGGTTGAAATGATCAGGAAATCAGAGCAAAAAGCAGTGAATATGAGTGAGATTTTCATGATGTATTCAACCAATGTGTTGTGTAGGACAGCATATGGAAAGACGTATGCAGGAGAAGTGGGGACAAATTTTAAGCAACTTTTGAAAGAGTTTGTTGAGGTTATGGCAGAGATTAAGATTGGAGATTTTATACCTTGGCTTGGTTGGGTTGATAAACTGACGGGTCTGGAGAAAAGGGTGGAGAAAGTTGCTAAAGAATTCGATCAGTTTCTTCAGCATGTTGTTCAAGAGCATCTCGATCGTAAGactgaaaaagaagaaaatgataAGGATTTTGTGGATATTTTGCTGGATGCTCAAAGGGAAAATCCAGCTGCTCTTTCCATGGACAGCATTAAAGCCATTGTACTG GATATGTTTGCTGCTGGATCCGATACTACTTATACGCTGCTAGAGTGGACAATGACAGAGTTGATGAGGCATCCCCACGTTATGAAGGAACTGCAAGATGAAGTAAGGGGAATCAGCAGTAAAAATCTGATGGTATCCGAAGACGATTTGGAAAAGATGAAGTACATGAAAGCAGTGATCAAGGAGGTACTAAGGCTACATCCACCACTCCCATTGCTGCTGTTTCGAGAACCTTCTCAGGACGCAAAAATAAATGGGTATGACATTGCTGCAAAGACAACAGTAATCATCAATGCGTGGGCAATACAGAGAGACCCTACTTACTGGGAACAACCAGAGGAATTTCGTCCAGAGAGGTTCTTGAACTCAACAGTAGACTTCAAAGGCCTGGATTTTCATCTGATTCCCTTTGGAGCAGGCAGAAGAGGCTGCCCAGGGATATCCTTTGCTTTATTCAATGCTGAGCTTGCATTAGCAAATCTTGTTCACTTATTTGACTGGAAATTACCCAATGGAACAGAAGATGAGACTTCTGAAGTGCCTGAAAACCCAGGAATAACAATCAACAGACGAGATCCTCTTATGGTCATTGCAATTCCACATTGCTTCTAG
- the LOC130813008 gene encoding quinolinate synthase, chloroplastic, with translation MNSIRLSSSTPSSSSYFSSNPLIKIPKLQSLFFTSQTVNFSLLKTTSKLFSCRSAITSSPLVDTSDIASSKFDRLISEFQLLTDPIDRLKHLLSYGAKLEPFDEEIQTAKNRVMGCTTQVWVDAKLDEEGRVRFRAYSDSEISRGFCGCLIWVLDGSFPEDVMNLKTEDLVLLNFGGIIGVNSRANTWFNVLISMQKKTKALVAEKEGIVVGEPFPSLIISHDGVSAKGSFAETQARYLFPDESQVNDLVKHLKEKNIGIVAHFYMDPQVQGVLTAAQKQWPHIHISDSLVMADRAVKMAEAGCQFIAVLGVDFMSENVRAILDQAGYNQVGVYRMSDERIGCSLADAAATTEYMKYLEIGSLSPPSLHVIYINTSLETKAHAHELVPTITCTSSNVVQTILQAFAQIPDLTVYYGPDSYMGANIAELFQQMTIMSDEEISAIHPQHNKDSIKSLLPRLHYFQDGTCIVHDLFGHEVVEKINEMYCDAFLTAHFEVPGEMFSLAMEAKRRGMGVVGSTQNILDFIKQKLQEALDRNTDDHLQFVLGTESGMITSIVATVNSMLVSVKTLPNRADINVEIVFPVSVDSVTNTKESSCGSSNSTGIEDSSNLTVLPGVTSGEGCSIHGGCASCPYMKMNSLSALLKVCENLPNDRHVLSAYEAGRFSSQTVNGRSVADVGCEPILHMRHFQANRQLPEKLVRQVCRSSL, from the exons ATGAATTCAATCAGACTCTCATCATCAACTCCCTCATCTTCTTCCTATTTCTCTTCTAATCCATTAATCAAAATTCCAAAACTTCAATCTTTATTTTTCACCTCTCAAACCGtaaatttctctcttcttaAAACCACTTCTAAACTCTTCTCTTGCAGATCAGCAATTACTTCTTCGCCATTGGTGGACACTTCTGATATTGCTTCTTCTAAATTCGACCGTTTGATCTCCGAATTTCAACTCTTGACCGATCCTATTGACCGCTTAAAACACTTATTGAGTTATGGGGCGAAATTAGAGCCGTTCGATGAGGAAATTCAGACGGCGAAGAATCGGGTGATGGGGTGTACAACCCAAGTGTGGGTTGATGCGAAACTTGATGAGGAAGGAAGAGTGAGATTTAGGGCGTATAGTGATTCAGAAATCAGTAGAGGGTTTTGTGGGTGTTTAATTTGGGTTTTGGATGGGAGTTTTCCTGAAGATGTGATGAATTTGAAGACGGAAGATTTAGTTTTATTGAATTTTGGTGGAATTATTGGGGTTAATTCTAGAGCAAATACTTGGTTTAATGTGTTGATTAGCATGCAAAAAAAGACTAAAGCTTTGGTTGCTGAAAAAGAAGGGATAGTTGTTGGAGAGCCTTTTccttctttgattatttcacATGATGGGGTTTCTGCTAAAGGTAGTTTTGCTGAAACACAG GCAAGATATTTGTTTCCTGATGAATCACAAGTTAATGATCTTGTCAAACATCTTAAAGAAAAGAATATTGGTATTGTTGCACATTTCTACATGGATCCCCAGGTCCAAGGTGTCTTAACGGCTGCGCAAAAACAGTGGCCGCACATCCATATATCAGACTCATTGGTAATGGCTGATAGGGCTGTAAAAATGGCTGAAGCTGGATGCCAATTTATTGCTGTTCTCGGTGTAGATTTTATGTCAGAAAATGTCCGTGCGATTCTTGACCAGGCTGGCTATAATCAG GTTGGTGTTTACAGGATGTCTGATGAACGAATAGGTTGCTCATTGGCTGATGCTGCAGCTACAACTGAATATATGAAATATCTTGAGATTGGCTCTTTGTCGCCACCCTCATTGCATGTGATCTATATAAATACTTCATTGGAGACAAAAGCTCATGCTCATGAGCTTGTACCAACAATAACATGTACTTCTTCCAATGTCGTGCAAACAATTTTGCAG GCATTCGCACAGATTCCTGACCTGACAGTGTACTATGGACCGGATTCCTACATGGGTGCCAATATTGCGGAGTTGTTTCAACAGATGACCATTATGTCAGATGAAGAAATCTCAGCAATACATCCACAACATAACAAAGACTCAATAAAGTCTTTGCTTCCTCGCTTGCACTACTTCCAG GATGGTACATGCATTGTACATGACCTTTTTGGACACGAAGTTGTAGAGAAGATAAATGAGATGTACTGTGATGCGTTCCTTACTGCCCATTTTGAGGTCCCTGGAGAAATGTTTTCTTTGGCAATGGAAGCTAAAAGACGGGGAATGGGAGTAGTTGGGTCCACCCAGAACATATTAGATTTCATCAAACAGAAACTTCAAGAGGCGTTAGATAGAAATACTGATGACCATCTACAATTCGTCCTAGGAACGGAATCGGGAATGATTACTTCCATTGTTGCTACAGTTAACTCAATGTTGGTGTCTGTTAAAACCCTTCCGAATAGAGCAGATATTAATGTTGAGATAGTATTTCCTGTATCAGTGGATTCCGTGACGAACACAAAAGAAAGTTCCTGTGGCAGCTCAAATTCAACAGGAATTGAAGATTCATCAAATCTTACTGTTTTACCTGGAGTTACAAGTGGTGAAGGATGTTCCATCCACGGGGGATGTGCTTCCTGTCCTTACATGAAG ATGAATTCTCTCAGCGCACTCCTAAAAGTTTGTGAAAACCTTCCAAATGATAGACATGTTCTCTCTGCTTACGAAGCTGGAAGATTCAGTTCGCAGACAGTGAATGGAAGATCGGTAGCTGATGTTGGATGCGAACCAATTCTTCACATGAGGCACTTTCAG GCAAACCGACAACTACCGGAGAAACTAGTTCGTCAGGTCTGTCGATCCTCTCTGTAA